Below is a window of Enterococcus gilvus ATCC BAA-350 DNA.
CCCATATTTTAGTATGTAGTAATCAAAATTATGAAGACCATTGGCTTTGCTGCAGTAGAAAGCAAAGCATCTTTCTCCGATTTCATCTATAGCGTTAGGACCGAAATCCCACAATAAGACTTGGAGACGATCGAATGTTATCAATCCTAGATGATAAGAGAAGATAGGATTCATTTCAGTTCACTCCATTTTTTCCAGTTGTAAACCTCAACATTTCTAATTTCATCGTAATGTACTTTTTGATCACCTATGTAAATTCCTAACTCATCGTAACCTCGAATCATTCCTATAACATCATCATAATACTGTGCATTTTCATTGAGGGCTTCTAACTGAACAGAGACAGGTTTGCTTTTTAGTCTAGCTTCGTTTAAGACCTTTTCGATTTCTTCACTCTGCATTAACGGTTTTTGATTATTGACCTTAGACCGTTCGGTTACATCCTTATTGATTGCTGCTGTTTGGTCGGATAGGTAAAATCCGATCCATTTAAGCATATTCCGGTCCTCGTAAACTTTTTTAGCTTCTAAAAACAGTTTGATAGCTGACTCGTCATCGTAGATCATTTATAATCATCTGCCTCTAATTCAATGATATATCTTAATTTGGTAGCACCATTTTGATTTGTAACAATCTCTCTGTCGCACTTAAGCTTATTATGCTTTTGATGCTTTCTAAGAATAAGTAACATGTCGATCTCGGCCATAAATTGGTCTTCCTCACAAGCGCTGTTAAAAAGTTCTATGTTTTCTTCAGATAGATAGTCGATAATAAATGATTTCCTCATATCCATATGATCACCTCTTTGTGACATTATACGAACATATGTTCTATAATGTAAAGCGAACAGTTTCTTAAGAATAAAAAAAGGGGCAAAAAAGGGGCAAACATTTGCTAATGTTATCAAATAACGGCGAATATTCTGTATAAATTGAACGACAAAAACGTTGATTTGACAGTGTTTTAGAACATTTGCTTCGTAGTAATCCAACTAAGTAGGATCCGGCATGTGTCTGATATGAATGAAACCAACAGCAGACTTTCGAGTCTGCTTTTTTTATGAAAACGGGCTGAGGGCTCGTTTTTTTATTTAGCTTAATTGATTGAAGCGCTTTGAAAAGAAGCGTACACTGAGGGTACTAAAGTTGGAGGTGCGAAGGATGAAGGAGAAAAATGCTTTTCATATAAATGGGTACGCGGGATTGGTCGGGTTGATCCTCGTATTATTAGGCGGTGCGTGGTTCGTTATCACAGGCGGCAGCAATCAACGTCTAGGGATGATAATCATAGGGATCATTTTATGGATCATCGCGATCCTGTTCATCAGCTCATTGACGATCGTTGGACCGAATCAAGCGAAGGCGGTGTTGTTTTTTGGAAAATATTTAGGTACGATCAAAGCGAATGGGCTGTTCATCACCACGCCTTTGACGCGGAAGGTACCGATTTCTTTGAAGGTACGAAACTTCAACAGCTCGTTGTTAAAGGTCAATGACTCAGACGGCAATCCGGTAGAGATTTCTGCGGTCGTAGTGTTCAAGGTCGTGGATACAGCCAAAGCGTTGTTCGACGTGGATTATTATTTGGATTTCGTTGAGATACAAAGTGAGACGGCTATTCGTCATATTGCGACCCAATACCCATACGATACCTTTAACGAGGACGATTTGACCTTACGGGGCAATACTACCGAGGTTTCAGAAGAATTGGCACAGGAATTACAGGAACGATTGGCAATGGCCGGTGTGGAGGTCATTGAGACCAGATTGAATCATTTGGCCTACGCGACAGAGATCGCCAACGCGATGCTGCAGCGGCAACAAGCCAAAGCGATCCTGTCTGCGCGGCAAACTATCGTGGAAGGTGCCGTGACCATGACGCAAATGGCATTGGAACAGATCGAAAATGGGCAAGACATCCATTTTACAGATGACCGCAAAGTGCAACTGATCAACAATCTGCTGGTCTCGATCATTACGGATAAGGGCACACAGCCAGTCATCAACACAGGTGATTTGTCTGAAAAATAATCACTGTATCACGGAGTAAATGAATAGGAAATAGGAGGAAGCGCGATGAAAAAACTGTACATCAAACAAAAGGTCTTCAGTATCGGTGAAAAATTCACGGTGACCGATGAAGACCAACGTCCCCGCTATTTTGTCAAAGGAAGTTTCATGAAGATCCCCAAGACCTTCCGAATCGAAGATGAAAACGGCAATGAGGTCAGCCGCATCACGAAGAAAGTCATCAGTCTCTTGCCAAAATTCTTTGTTGAGATGGATGGGAAAGAGGCAATCGAAATCTCTAAACGGGTGAGTTTTCTAAAAGCGAAATATTCGATCTCTGCTGAAGACATCAGTGTCGACGGCAATTGGTGGGATATGGATTTTGAAGTTTCGCAAAAAGGACGCAAAGTGGCAGAGATCCATAAACGCTGGATCTCGTGGGGCGATACCTATGAGATCACGATCTTGAATGACGCACTGGAAGAACTGATCGTTTCTCTAGTCATAGCAATCGATTGTGTCAAAGAAGACGAGGACGCTGCGCAAACGTCTGCCTCGAATTAAAAAAACCGCGACTGAAGAACGTTCAGTCGCGGTTTTTTGTCGTTAAAAGAGTGTGATTTCTTGCAGAGCAGGGTTTTCGATCGCAAGTAACTGTTCCTTGATCTTCAGACCAGCCTCGCTAGAGCCAGAATAGCCCGTCAGCTTGCCATTTTTACCGATCACCCGATGACAAGGGATGAGGATAGGCAGCGGATTCTGACGATTGGCCTGACCGATGGCGCGGACGGCTTTTGGTCGTTGGAGTTTTTCGGCAACGTCTAAATAGCTGCAGGTCTCACCATAAGGAATCTCTATCAAGGCCTGCCAGACGGCTTGCTGGAAATCCGTTCCCCGCTCAAAGGCGAAAGGGACGTCAAAGGTTTGGCGTTCGCCTTTTAGAAAGGCTAATAGTTGTTTTTTGGCCGTTTGCAAAATGGCTTGGTTCGCGTCAGGGTGCTCTTCGATCGGTGTGTAAGATAGTTCAGTCAACGCCGTTTGATTCGCATTTAGCCAAAGCGTGCCAAGAATCGTTTCGAATGTCATAGGTCTTCCCCTTCTTTAGCCAAACGAGTCCGTTTGGTCTTCTTTGGCTATATGTTACTATAGATGGGACAAAAAGAGTTGAAACGAGGTAGGATAATGGAAAAAATTATTCTTTTACATACCAATGATCTCCATTCCCATTTAGAAAATTGGCCAAAAATCCGCCGCTTCCTATTGAATCGCAAGCAGGAAGAAACGGCGGAGCAACGGATCATTACGATCGATCTTGGCGATTTTGTCGACCGCTGGCATCCTTTGACCGAAGCGACGGATGGGCAGGCGAACGTTCAGCTAATGAATCAGATCCATTATGACGCGGCAACGATCGGTAACAATGAAGGTGTTGGAAATTCAAAGGGAGAATTGAATCGGTTGTACGATCATGCCAATTTTGACGTGCTCTTAGACAATCTTTTTGATAAGCAAACCTTGCAGCCGCCGAAGTGGGCGCAGCAATCGAAAATCATTACGACCGAACAGGGGACCAAGGTCGGGCTGCTGGCATTTACCGCGCCGTTTCCATTGACCTATAATCCGAACGGCTGGGACATTCGTCAAGTAATGGACATTTTACCAAATCTGGTGGAGGAGCTTCGTCCGCAGGTGGACGTGCTGGTTTTGATGAGTCATCTCGGTATCAGTGTGGATCGCCGCATCGCGCGTGAATTGCCGGCGATCGATGTCATACTAGGCTCCCATACGCACCACTTGTTTGAGACAGGCGAGAAGATCGGACCGGTCCAACTAGCCGCAGCGGGAAAATACGGGTATTACGTGGGAGAAGTGCATCTAACGGTCGATGAGGAGCATCAGATCCAGCAGACGAGCGCGCGGACGTTTGCGACTGAAAAGATGCTGGCGTTGCCTGAAGACCAGGGGGAGATCGAGGGGTATCTGACGAAAGGGCATCGTCTATTGGCTGAAAAGAAAGTGGCGGAAGTTCCTTACGCGATGCGTACAGATCTCCAATCGGAGCATCCGATGATCGTGGACACGTTAAAGGCGGTCAAGGAAGCTGCAAACGTGGACGCCGCCGTCTTGAATTCAGGGTTGTTTTTGACAGATGTACCTGCCGGAGTCGTCGATCAAGACCAATTACACCGAGCACTGCCGCATCCGATGCACTTGATCAAAGTGACGCTAGACGGCGCCAATCTGATTCGGTTGATTTTAGAGATGGAAAAGAACCGCCATTTTTTGATCAACTTTCCAGTAATGGGCATGGGTTTTCGCGGGAAAGTCTTTGGTCACTTGGTCTATGATGGGATCGCCTACGATTCCGTCAATCATCAAGTACGGTGGCTGGGAGAGCCGATCGATCCGGAGATGGAGTATACACTTGCAACAGTCGATCATTATATGTTCGTTCCCTTTTTCCCAACGATCGAGATCGCTGGACAGTATGAATTTCTATTTCCTGATTTTATTCGCAGTGTTTTGGGAGACTATCTCCACACTCACTACCCAATCAAATAAAAACAAGGTATAATATCACACAGGTGGTGAAACGATGGCAAAAGAAAAAAGAGACATAAAAGAGAAGAAACAACATCCAGAAAAAACAGTCACAGATGAGCTGACTGAGGTCTTAGATGAAATCGTTGAGACACCCGCTGAAGAAAAGAAAAAAGGCGAACCCGTCGTATTTGTCGACGATAGTAATCTTTTGATTGGTGAACGCCAATACCGTTTAGTTAGAAATTATCGTGAAGGCTTTGATGCCGAACGTTTAGGTGAACGCTTTAGTGAGGTCTTGACACGCTATGATTATATCGTCGGCGACTGGGGATATGACCAGTTGCGTCTGAAGGGCTTTTTCCGCGAAGACGATCGGAAAAGCTTGCCAGAACAGCGCATTGATACATTAGAAGATTATTTATACGAATATTGTAATTTCGGCTGTGCTTATTTTGTGCTGGAACGAACAGGCGGCAAACGCCAACAAACCCGCAAGAAACGTAAGCGCAAACGGAAAGACAAGCCGCAAGCATTCGTAGAAGAGAAAAAAGCACCGGTGGCAGAAAAGCCTAAGAAAAAACCGGTGATCAAAAACCGACAGCCGAAAAAAGAAGTCCCAATGAAAACAAAAGAAAAAGACGAACGCTTCGTGATTCGTCAAAGAGAAGAGTCTTAAGATGTATAAAGGATATTTGATTGATTTAGATGGCACGATCTATCGTGGAAGCGAACCGATCCCGGCTGGTCGGCGTTTTGTGGAGCACTTGCAGGAGCGAAAGATCCCCTTTCTATTTCTAACTAATAATACAACCAAGACCCCTGCGACGGTGGCGGATCGTTTAGCCAATGAATTTTCGATCCACGTTCGTCCAGAGGCGGTCTATACAGCGACTCTAGCAACGATCGACTATATGAACGACGCTGCGAAAGGGAAGAAGGTCTTCGTTATTGGCGAACCTGGGCTGATCGAACCGATCCTTTCGGCGGGCTATGTTTGGGAGGAAGAGCAGCCGGATTATGTCGTAGTCGGACTGGATACTGCGGTCACCTATGAACACTTCGTCACTGCGACCCTTGCGATCCAGAAGGGGGCGACCTTTATTGGAACGAATCCAGATAAAAATATTCCGACAGAGCGCGGGCTGCTGCCTGGTGCTGGTTCGGTGATCGCGATGGTGGAGGCTGCGACACAACAAAAAGCGATCTATATCGGAAAACCAGAAGCAATCATTATGGAGAAGGCCGTGGAAATCTTAGGGATGGAGAAATCCGAAGTCTTGATGGTCGGTGACAATTATACGACGGATATCTTAGCCGGGATCAACAACGAGATCGATTCTTTGCTGGTGTTGTCAGGCTTCACTCAAAAAGAGGATGTACCTACATTACCTGTTCCGCCGACCTACCTGGTAGAGTCGTTGGATGAATGGCACTTCGATGAAAACTAAGGGACTGGAACGTCTAGGCTTGGTTTGTTTGCTGCTGACCTTGCTGACCTTGGCCATCACCTTGACGATCAATGCGCGCTGGCTGTATCAATTGGACATTCGGCATCTGGGGTTGTTGGATTATACGACGCTGTCAGAAAAGGAACTGCTGCATAATTTCGATCAGTTGATGCGTTACTTGAATCTGCCGTGGGTGGAGACGCTGAAGATGACGGATTTTCCTGTTTCAGCAAATGGGGCGCTGCATTTTTATGAAGTGAAGCGGCTGTTTCTAGTGAACTACGGCGTATTGCTCGTGACGGTCATTCCAAGTATTGTTTACGTTCGGCATCTAAACAAGCAGCAGCGGCTGTGGACGATGATCCAACCATTCCGTATCGCGGTCGTTGTTCCGATCGTGATCGCCTTTTTGATGGCGGTAAATTTTGATCGCTTCTTTGTGCTGTTCCATGGCGTCTTTTTTAATAACGATGCGTGGATATTCAATCCGGCGACTGATCCGATCATCAACGTTTTACCAGAGACATTTTTCCTCCACAGCTTCATTCTTTTTTTCGTGTTGTTGGAGATTTTCTATTTATTGCCGATCTATTTCGGGAAAAGAGCATTAAAAAAAGAGCGCTAAGCTCTTTTTTTAATGCTCTTATTTGACGATGCTGTCTAAGTTTCGCGGATTTTCATGAGCCAAACGGCTTGCAGCAGACGCAGCGATTGCTCCGACAAGGTCATCCAAGAAGGTATGGACGTGGACGCCGTCGTGTTCGTTGAGTTTTTTCAAGATGCCAGGTTTTACTTTGTCGATGTAGCCATAATTTGTAAAGCCGATGGAACCGTAGACATTGACGATGGACAGCGCCATGATCTCGTCAATGCCATAAAGGCCTTCATCTTCTTCCAAAATCGTTTGCAAAGGATAATCCAGCTTCTTCTGCTCCGCCAATTTGTCCAGCTCAATGCCGGTGATGATCGCGTTGTGGACTTCTCTTTTTGTCAACACACGGTTGACGCTATGGATGCACAATTCGATATCTAATTTTTCGATGTAATCCTTTTGCAGAAAAAAGACCAAGTCCGCGATGTCTTCGATGGTGACGCCGCGTTCTTCTAACAGGTCACGGGCTTTCTTTTCAAGTGCCGTCGTTTCAAATACCATGTGGTACCTCCTTGTGACGATTAATTTTGTGGAAACAAGCTCGTACTATGACCGGGCTGTGCACGGTTTTTAGGATTTACATAATGCAGCGCATTGTTGACAGCTGTTGGGGCTTCACCCATACCTGTAGCAATCAATTTCACTTTGCCGTCATAGGTGGCGATATCTCCGCAAGCATAGACGCCTGGGATCGACGTGCGCATATCTGATTCAACCAAAATCGCCTGTCGGGTGCTTTCCAATCCCCAAGAGCGCAAATGATCCAGAGAAGAAGAGAAGCCATAGTTTACGATCAAATAATCCACATTCAACGTAATTGTCTCATCACTTTTCGCTTTTTGTAAAGTCAGATCCTCTAATTCCTGTTCCCCGTGAAGTTCCTTCAAGAGGTAAGGCGTGTAAATGTTGACAGAGGAGTCTTTTAATTTTTGCACACTGTGCTCATGTCCACGGAAATTGTTACGGCGATGGATGATAGAGACTTCATCGGCAATGGGCTCCAACATCAACGCCCAGTCGATCGCAGAATCGCCGCCGCCAGCGATCGCCACTTTTTTACCGGCGTATTTCATCAAATCATTGATGTAATAATCAATGCCGTGATTTTCAAAAGTGTCTGCGTCATCGATCATCAAACGTCTTGGTTGAAACGATCCGTTTCCAAGTGCTAAAACGACGGCTTTCGTGTAATGACTGTCCTTATTCGTGACTAGCTCCAAGTAGTCGTCGTGCTGCTTTAGTGCGAGGACTTCTTCGTCCAAGCAGTAGGTATGAGAAAATGTGCGTAATTGTTTTTCTAAATTGCCAACCAGATCTGCCGCTTTAACGACGGGAAATCCAGGAATATCATAAATATTTTTTTCGGGATAAAGTGTCGTCAGTTGTCCTCCCAACTGCGGCAGGCTGTCTATCAGCTTCGTTTTTGCCTGACGGATACCTGCGTAAAAAGCTGCGAACATCCCGACTGGACCCGCACCTACGATGGTTATATCAAAAATTTCCATATCAACACCCTTTCTTCCCATCGATTGTAACAAATAAATGAGAGAGAAAGAAACGCTTGGCTTGCAGAGGTGGCAAATGGAGAAAAGTTTGTTATGATGGACACAGTGAAAAAATAAAGGAGGACATTGAAGTGACTCAATTTCCACAATTAAACTTAGCAGAAGAAAAAGGTCCAAAAGCGACGATCAAAACCAACATGGGGGATATCATCGTACAATTATTTCCTGAAGATGCCCCAAAAACGGTAAAAAACTTTGTTGAATTAGCGAAGAAAGGGTATTACGACGGCGTGATCTTCCACCGTGTCATCCCTGATTTCATGATCCAAGGCGGCGACCCAACAGGTACAGGCATGGGCGGCGAAAGCATTTACGGCGAAAAATTTGAAGACGAATTCTCCCGCAACCTATTCAACCTGCGTGGGGCATTATCAATGGCAAACGCTGGTCCAAATACCAACGGCAGCCAATTCTTCATCGTCAACAACCAAAATGTTCCTGCGAACATGATGACGCAATTAGAAGAAGCTGGATTCCCAGGCGAAATCATCGAAACCTATAAACAAGGTGGAACACCATGGTTGGACTTCCGTCACACAGTGTTCGGCCAAGTCGTTGAAGGCATGGACGTTGTAGACGATATCGGTGCAACAAAACGCGGACCGCAAGACAAACCAGTGAATGACATCGTTATCGAAACAATCGAAATTACAGAATAAAAAAACGGCCAATCGGCCGTTTTTTTTATTTTAAAGCAGTCACGATGCGACGCAGACCTTCTTCTAACGTTGCGCGAGGGCAAGCGACATTCAACCGCATATGATGCTTTCCGCTCGGTCCATAACTGACCCCGGCATTCAAGACGACTTTTCCTTTATGGATCAGCCGTTCCTCTAATTCCTCATCTGACAGGCCGTAAGCGGAGAAGTCCAGCCACAAAAGATAGGTGCCTTCGGGCTTCATGATCCTTACTTCAGGCAGCTCTTTTTGGAAAAAGTCTTGCGTATAGGCGACATTTGCTTGGATATAAGGGAGTAATTCCTCTAGCCACTCTTTCCCCGTTTCGTAGGCAGCCTCCATTCCCACCAAGCCAAAGGTATTGATCTCTTGCTGGAAGTTCTCCTCTTGCTTGCGGAGAAGCTGTTTGCGCAGCTTGTCATTTTTTACAAACGCGACTGAATTTTTGATTCCAGCAAGGTTGAAGGTTTTCGTCATTGATGTAAATTGCAAGCTGAATGAACAAAACGCGTCTCCGGCATTAAAGAAGGAGGTCATTTCGTGAGGAGCAAAAACCAAATCCTGATGGATCTCATCACTTAAAACGAGAACGTTGTATTGCTGGCAGAGGGCACCTAAACGCTGCAACTCCTCTTTTGACCAGACACGTCCGCCAGGGTTGTGAGGATTACACAAAATCATGACCTTTACATGGTGCTGTTTGAATTTTTCTTCTATATCTGCATAATCCATGACAAAACGCCCCGACTCTTCAATCAACTGACTGCGGACAAGCTGGCGACGATTGGTCTTGATGATCCCAGCAAAGGGAGGATAGACAGGGTCGTGGATCAGGACGGCATCATTTGGCTTTGTAAATGCTTGAATCGCCGTATTGATCCCAGCTAGTACGCCGGAGAAAAAGAGGATGTCGTCTTTTTCCAATGCTAATTGAT
It encodes the following:
- a CDS encoding YutD family protein; amino-acid sequence: MAKEKRDIKEKKQHPEKTVTDELTEVLDEIVETPAEEKKKGEPVVFVDDSNLLIGERQYRLVRNYREGFDAERLGERFSEVLTRYDYIVGDWGYDQLRLKGFFREDDRKSLPEQRIDTLEDYLYEYCNFGCAYFVLERTGGKRQQTRKKRKRKRKDKPQAFVEEKKAPVAEKPKKKPVIKNRQPKKEVPMKTKEKDERFVIRQREES
- a CDS encoding methylated-DNA--[protein]-cysteine S-methyltransferase, whose amino-acid sequence is MTFETILGTLWLNANQTALTELSYTPIEEHPDANQAILQTAKKQLLAFLKGERQTFDVPFAFERGTDFQQAVWQALIEIPYGETCSYLDVAEKLQRPKAVRAIGQANRQNPLPILIPCHRVIGKNGKLTGYSGSSEAGLKIKEQLLAIENPALQEITLF
- a CDS encoding phosphatidylglycerophosphatase A family protein, whose translation is MVFETTALEKKARDLLEERGVTIEDIADLVFFLQKDYIEKLDIELCIHSVNRVLTKREVHNAIITGIELDKLAEQKKLDYPLQTILEEDEGLYGIDEIMALSIVNVYGSIGFTNYGYIDKVKPGILKKLNEHDGVHVHTFLDDLVGAIAASAASRLAHENPRNLDSIVK
- a CDS encoding TIGR01906 family membrane protein, with the protein product MKTKGLERLGLVCLLLTLLTLAITLTINARWLYQLDIRHLGLLDYTTLSEKELLHNFDQLMRYLNLPWVETLKMTDFPVSANGALHFYEVKRLFLVNYGVLLVTVIPSIVYVRHLNKQQRLWTMIQPFRIAVVVPIVIAFLMAVNFDRFFVLFHGVFFNNDAWIFNPATDPIINVLPETFFLHSFILFFVLLEIFYLLPIYFGKRALKKER
- a CDS encoding SPFH domain-containing protein; amino-acid sequence: MKEKNAFHINGYAGLVGLILVLLGGAWFVITGGSNQRLGMIIIGIILWIIAILFISSLTIVGPNQAKAVLFFGKYLGTIKANGLFITTPLTRKVPISLKVRNFNSSLLKVNDSDGNPVEISAVVVFKVVDTAKALFDVDYYLDFVEIQSETAIRHIATQYPYDTFNEDDLTLRGNTTEVSEELAQELQERLAMAGVEVIETRLNHLAYATEIANAMLQRQQAKAILSARQTIVEGAVTMTQMALEQIENGQDIHFTDDRKVQLINNLLVSIITDKGTQPVINTGDLSEK
- a CDS encoding LURP-one-related/scramblase family protein, with amino-acid sequence MKKLYIKQKVFSIGEKFTVTDEDQRPRYFVKGSFMKIPKTFRIEDENGNEVSRITKKVISLLPKFFVEMDGKEAIEISKRVSFLKAKYSISAEDISVDGNWWDMDFEVSQKGRKVAEIHKRWISWGDTYEITILNDALEELIVSLVIAIDCVKEDEDAAQTSASN
- a CDS encoding MalY/PatB family protein gives rise to the protein MTTFEQPIDRLGSNSVKWDAILHMYNEKELLPLWIADMDFKAPDGVLNAYQKLLEHGVLGYAETPESLYDAVIAWEQEQHQLALEKDDILFFSGVLAGINTAIQAFTKPNDAVLIHDPVYPPFAGIIKTNRRQLVRSQLIEESGRFVMDYADIEEKFKQHHVKVMILCNPHNPGGRVWSKEELQRLGALCQQYNVLVLSDEIHQDLVFAPHEMTSFFNAGDAFCSFSLQFTSMTKTFNLAGIKNSVAFVKNDKLRKQLLRKQEENFQQEINTFGLVGMEAAYETGKEWLEELLPYIQANVAYTQDFFQKELPEVRIMKPEGTYLLWLDFSAYGLSDEELEERLIHKGKVVLNAGVSYGPSGKHHMRLNVACPRATLEEGLRRIVTALK
- a CDS encoding NAD(P)/FAD-dependent oxidoreductase, which encodes MEIFDITIVGAGPVGMFAAFYAGIRQAKTKLIDSLPQLGGQLTTLYPEKNIYDIPGFPVVKAADLVGNLEKQLRTFSHTYCLDEEVLALKQHDDYLELVTNKDSHYTKAVVLALGNGSFQPRRLMIDDADTFENHGIDYYINDLMKYAGKKVAIAGGGDSAIDWALMLEPIADEVSIIHRRNNFRGHEHSVQKLKDSSVNIYTPYLLKELHGEQELEDLTLQKAKSDETITLNVDYLIVNYGFSSSLDHLRSWGLESTRQAILVESDMRTSIPGVYACGDIATYDGKVKLIATGMGEAPTAVNNALHYVNPKNRAQPGHSTSLFPQN
- a CDS encoding bifunctional metallophosphatase/5'-nucleotidase, translating into MEKIILLHTNDLHSHLENWPKIRRFLLNRKQEETAEQRIITIDLGDFVDRWHPLTEATDGQANVQLMNQIHYDAATIGNNEGVGNSKGELNRLYDHANFDVLLDNLFDKQTLQPPKWAQQSKIITTEQGTKVGLLAFTAPFPLTYNPNGWDIRQVMDILPNLVEELRPQVDVLVLMSHLGISVDRRIARELPAIDVILGSHTHHLFETGEKIGPVQLAAAGKYGYYVGEVHLTVDEEHQIQQTSARTFATEKMLALPEDQGEIEGYLTKGHRLLAEKKVAEVPYAMRTDLQSEHPMIVDTLKAVKEAANVDAAVLNSGLFLTDVPAGVVDQDQLHRALPHPMHLIKVTLDGANLIRLILEMEKNRHFLINFPVMGMGFRGKVFGHLVYDGIAYDSVNHQVRWLGEPIDPEMEYTLATVDHYMFVPFFPTIEIAGQYEFLFPDFIRSVLGDYLHTHYPIK
- a CDS encoding TIGR01457 family HAD-type hydrolase yields the protein MYKGYLIDLDGTIYRGSEPIPAGRRFVEHLQERKIPFLFLTNNTTKTPATVADRLANEFSIHVRPEAVYTATLATIDYMNDAAKGKKVFVIGEPGLIEPILSAGYVWEEEQPDYVVVGLDTAVTYEHFVTATLAIQKGATFIGTNPDKNIPTERGLLPGAGSVIAMVEAATQQKAIYIGKPEAIIMEKAVEILGMEKSEVLMVGDNYTTDILAGINNEIDSLLVLSGFTQKEDVPTLPVPPTYLVESLDEWHFDEN
- a CDS encoding peptidylprolyl isomerase, with product MTQFPQLNLAEEKGPKATIKTNMGDIIVQLFPEDAPKTVKNFVELAKKGYYDGVIFHRVIPDFMIQGGDPTGTGMGGESIYGEKFEDEFSRNLFNLRGALSMANAGPNTNGSQFFIVNNQNVPANMMTQLEEAGFPGEIIETYKQGGTPWLDFRHTVFGQVVEGMDVVDDIGATKRGPQDKPVNDIVIETIEITE